A region of Haliotis asinina isolate JCU_RB_2024 chromosome 7, JCU_Hal_asi_v2, whole genome shotgun sequence DNA encodes the following proteins:
- the LOC137291014 gene encoding uncharacterized protein encodes MAFSPPRTKRLIKTALHQAVLDCRLHQVRLLVSNHGANVDCRDINGRTPLMLSCMIDNEEYGYKMAKIFLKKGAHLNMKDNMGRTALSYACMKGKQEIVENILSEDVLDINEPDTDGNTPLHHSAFSGNPKIVGQIVDVFKRFGLNIDRRNNLGYTALLLACKNGNYVSAHVLFTKGTASPTLRDGEFYLNAVDWVGRSHSLQLRFNERSLTVFPDRETTPQTLAFEREKTMYHRPWTPVCRHVKSRQNPLCLSVGSALRLPLILGTQKQHPVRSETFIDGEDAREILLAEMQEGDRRVRPVSTKTTYTRWSHPSTAKLRALTKRSNTIVPDMLTIFQIYSDQYQPDWRKFRGKKQPKRAAITSGPETSTSDSEQPLVEVAAT; translated from the coding sequence ATGGCTTTCTCCCCACCACGAACAAAACGGTTGATTAAGACTGCTCTTCATCAGGCAGTGTTAGACTGTCGTCTGCACCAAGTTCGCCTGCTCGTCTCAAACCATGGCGCGAATGTTGACTGTAGAGACATCAATGGCCGCACTCCATTGATGTTGTCTTGCATGATCGACAACGAGGAATATGGCTACAAGATGGCGAAGATCTTCCTCAAGAAGGGAGCTCATCTCAACATGAAGGACAACATGGGGAGAACTGCCCTCAGCTATGCTTGTATGAAGGGTAAGCAAGAGATAGTCGAGAACATACTTTCTGAAGACGTCCTGGACATCAACGAGCCAGACACGGACGGAAACACCCCCCTTCATCACTCAGCATTCAGTGGGAATCCCAAGATTGTTGGGCAAATTGTGGATGTTTTCAAAAGATTTGGTTTAAATATTGACAGGAGGAACAATCTTGGTTACACGGCTCTGTTACTCGCCTGTAAGAACGGGAACTATGTCTCTGCGCATGTGCTATTCACGAAAGGAACCGCATCACCAACCTTGAGGGACGGGGAGTTTTATCTGAACGCCGTAGACTGGGTGGGAAGAAGTCATAGTTTACAGCTCAGATTTAATGAAAGATCTCTGACGGTTTTTCCGGACAGGGAGACAACTCCCCAAACTCTCGCttttgagagagaaaaaactATGTATCACCGTCCTTGGACTCCAGTTTGCCGCCATGTGAAGTCGAGACAGAACCCGTTGTGTTTATCGGTTGGTAGCGCCTTACGCCTGCCACTAATTCTCGGAACACAAAAACAGCACCCTGTCAGATCGGAGACTTTCATCGACGGGGAAGACGCGCGCGAGATCCTCCTGGCCGAGATGCAAGAAGGCGACAGACGTGTCAGACCTGTCTCCACTAAGACCACCTATACCAGATGGTCCCATCCTTCCACGGCCAAACTGCGGGCACTGACCAAGAGATCCAACACCATTGTGCCCGATATGCTCACAATATTCCAGATCTACTCGGACCAGTATCAACCAGACTGGCGGAAGTTCAGGGGGAAGAAGCAACCGAAACGTGCCGCAATCACTTCCGGTCCAGAAACATCTACTTCCGACTCTGAACAGCCACTTGTGGAAGTGGCGGCGACTTGA